Proteins co-encoded in one Arthrobacter globiformis genomic window:
- the dnaG gene encoding DNA primase, translated as MAGLIKREDIDEVRQRTDIKEVVDGYVTLKGAGLGSYKGLCPFHDERSPSFTVRPQVGRYHCFGCGEDGDVISFVQKLDHTSFHEAVEKLAARIGYELRYEDGGTGPSREEVGKRQRLLDAHKIADEFFRAQLLTAGAAEGRKFLQQRGFDRAAADHFGVGYAPQGWDALLKHLRGRGFTDAELKLTGMFSAGGPGNQQRIYDRFRGRLIWPIRDIAGDTIGFGARKLYEDDQGPKYLNTPETTLYKKSQVLYGIDLAKRNIAKDRQLVVVEGYTDVMACHLAGIPTAVATCGTAFAADHIKIARRLLSDDGTGGEVIFTFDGDAAGQKAALRAFEEDQRFVAQTYVAVEPTGADPCDLRQTRGDAAVRELISSRRPLFEFAIRATLRRHNLDTVEGRVAALRESAPVVAQIRDAGLRPGYARELAGWLGMPIEDVTRAVAAAAKRGAPGAQASGAQGPGSQAGGAQAGGAAARSGGAGYNSTGYNSAPGSGQNAPGVAALPPSGVLPSFHRPDPRDPVASMERQALEVALQEPAMLGGAAWERFATARFATPAYQAIHDAIRATAPGFSGDAVQWVEALRQEVPEPLQPLVSELAVVPLPAHTAEAVQKYCRDILARLFELQITRVKADKLGQLQRLDAATHPEEFQQLNRELMMLEMERRSLRSDA; from the coding sequence GTGGCTGGGCTGATTAAACGGGAAGATATCGATGAAGTCCGCCAGCGCACGGACATCAAGGAAGTCGTCGACGGCTACGTCACGCTCAAGGGCGCCGGCCTCGGCTCCTACAAGGGCCTGTGCCCCTTCCACGACGAGCGCTCGCCGTCGTTCACCGTCCGCCCGCAGGTGGGCCGCTACCACTGCTTCGGCTGCGGCGAGGACGGCGACGTCATCTCGTTCGTGCAGAAGCTGGACCACACCTCCTTCCACGAGGCCGTGGAGAAGCTGGCCGCGCGGATCGGGTACGAGCTCCGCTACGAGGACGGTGGCACCGGACCCAGCCGCGAGGAAGTGGGCAAGCGCCAGCGGCTCCTGGACGCCCACAAAATCGCCGACGAGTTCTTCCGCGCCCAGCTGCTCACCGCCGGCGCCGCTGAGGGCCGGAAATTCCTGCAGCAGCGCGGCTTCGACCGGGCAGCGGCCGACCACTTCGGCGTCGGTTACGCACCCCAGGGCTGGGACGCGCTGCTCAAGCACCTGCGCGGCAGGGGTTTCACCGATGCCGAACTGAAGCTGACCGGGATGTTCTCCGCCGGGGGACCCGGAAATCAGCAGAGAATCTACGACCGCTTCCGCGGCCGCCTGATCTGGCCCATCCGGGACATCGCCGGCGACACCATCGGCTTCGGCGCCCGCAAGCTGTACGAGGACGACCAGGGCCCCAAGTACCTCAACACCCCGGAAACCACGCTCTACAAGAAGTCCCAGGTGCTGTACGGGATCGACCTTGCCAAACGGAACATCGCCAAGGACCGGCAGCTGGTGGTGGTGGAAGGCTACACGGACGTCATGGCCTGCCACCTCGCGGGAATTCCGACGGCCGTGGCCACCTGCGGTACGGCGTTCGCTGCCGACCACATCAAGATTGCCCGCCGGCTGCTGTCCGACGACGGCACCGGGGGAGAGGTCATCTTCACCTTCGACGGCGACGCGGCCGGCCAGAAGGCCGCCCTGCGGGCCTTTGAAGAGGACCAGCGTTTCGTGGCCCAGACCTACGTGGCCGTCGAACCCACCGGGGCCGACCCCTGCGACCTGCGCCAGACGCGGGGGGACGCCGCCGTCCGCGAGCTGATCAGTTCCCGGCGCCCGCTTTTCGAATTTGCCATCCGCGCCACCCTGCGCCGGCACAACCTGGACACCGTGGAGGGGCGGGTGGCCGCGCTGCGCGAGTCCGCCCCCGTTGTGGCCCAGATCCGCGACGCCGGGCTCCGGCCCGGCTATGCCCGGGAACTGGCGGGGTGGCTGGGGATGCCCATTGAGGACGTCACGCGGGCTGTAGCGGCCGCCGCGAAGCGCGGGGCACCGGGTGCGCAGGCGTCCGGGGCGCAGGGTCCCGGCTCGCAGGCGGGCGGAGCCCAAGCCGGCGGGGCAGCCGCCCGGTCCGGCGGTGCAGGATACAACTCAACCGGATACAACTCAGCCCCGGGGAGCGGCCAGAACGCACCCGGCGTAGCGGCGCTCCCGCCGTCGGGCGTTCTTCCGTCCTTCCACCGTCCGGATCCCCGGGACCCGGTGGCGTCCATGGAGCGGCAGGCCCTCGAGGTGGCGCTGCAGGAGCCGGCAATGCTGGGCGGCGCGGCCTGGGAGCGGTTCGCGACCGCCCGGTTCGCCACGCCCGCCTACCAGGCCATCCACGACGCCATCCGCGCCACGGCTCCCGGCTTCTCGGGGGATGCCGTGCAGTGGGTGGAGGCATTGCGGCAGGAGGTTCCCGAGCCCCTGCAGCCGCTGGTTTCGGAGCTCGCTGTGGTTCCGCTGCCTGCCCATACCGCCGAAGCGGTGCAGAAGTACTGCCGGGACATCCTCGCCAGGCTGTTCGAGCTGCAGATCACCCGCGTGAAGGCGGACAAGCTGGGGCAGCTGCAGCGCCTGGATGCCGCTACCCACCCCGAGGAGTTCCAGCAGCTGAACCGGGAGCTCATGATGCTCGAAATGGAGCGCCGGTCGCTGCGCTCCGATGCCTAG
- a CDS encoding multidrug effflux MFS transporter, translating to MTTTNPGDALSRRQKFLYILLLGALTALGPFTVDLYLPAFPALEASLNVSEAAVQLTLTGTTVGFALGQLVVGPFSDKFGRRLPLILATALHIAASLGAALSTDITTLGVFRVLMGIGAAGGGVVAMAMVRDLFSGYAMVRMFSRMALVNGLAPILAPVIGSQLLLVMTWPGIFVFLACYGTAVILAAVVLVRETLPREKRGQSGLTARQRYGVLFSDRIFVGLLMLGGMNFGGLFTYLSASPFLFQDVFGFSPQQYGLLFGINSLGIVAGVQTSSRLIKRVPPQWILACSTAWMFLMAVLIVVFDQLGLGLWGVMVPLWFYILGTGFTFPCVQVLALASHGAQAGTAASLLGASTFLMAGIISPVVGWLGGNSATPMGAVQACCIFLAAAALWLVVRPRTVPSIH from the coding sequence GTGACCACCACCAACCCGGGCGATGCGCTCAGCCGCCGGCAGAAATTCCTATACATCCTTCTACTCGGCGCCCTCACCGCCCTCGGGCCGTTCACCGTGGACCTCTACCTGCCCGCCTTCCCCGCCCTGGAAGCGAGCCTCAACGTCTCGGAAGCTGCCGTCCAGCTGACCCTGACCGGCACCACCGTCGGGTTTGCCCTGGGGCAGCTGGTGGTGGGTCCTTTCAGCGACAAGTTCGGGCGCCGGCTCCCGCTGATCCTGGCGACCGCGCTGCACATCGCCGCCTCGCTGGGAGCGGCGCTCTCCACCGACATCACCACCTTGGGCGTATTCCGGGTCCTCATGGGCATCGGCGCTGCCGGCGGCGGCGTGGTGGCGATGGCCATGGTCCGCGACCTGTTCAGCGGGTACGCCATGGTCCGGATGTTTTCCCGGATGGCACTGGTCAACGGGCTCGCGCCCATCCTGGCGCCCGTTATTGGATCCCAGCTTCTGCTGGTCATGACGTGGCCGGGCATCTTCGTGTTCCTGGCCTGCTACGGCACGGCGGTGATCCTTGCCGCCGTCGTGCTTGTCCGGGAGACACTGCCGCGGGAGAAGCGGGGCCAGTCCGGCCTGACGGCCCGGCAGCGGTACGGTGTGCTCTTCTCCGACCGCATCTTCGTGGGCTTGCTGATGCTGGGCGGAATGAACTTCGGCGGTCTGTTTACCTACCTCTCGGCTTCCCCGTTCCTGTTCCAGGACGTCTTCGGGTTCTCACCCCAGCAGTACGGACTGCTCTTTGGCATCAACTCGCTGGGCATCGTTGCGGGGGTCCAGACGAGTTCCCGGCTGATAAAGCGGGTCCCGCCGCAGTGGATCCTGGCCTGCTCCACCGCATGGATGTTCCTGATGGCCGTGCTGATCGTGGTGTTCGACCAGTTGGGGTTGGGCCTCTGGGGCGTCATGGTGCCGCTGTGGTTCTACATCCTGGGCACCGGGTTCACTTTCCCCTGCGTGCAGGTCCTGGCGCTGGCCAGCCACGGCGCACAGGCTGGCACAGCCGCGTCCCTGCTGGGCGCGTCCACGTTCCTGATGGCGGGCATCATCTCCCCGGTCGTGGGGTGGCTGGGAGGTAACTCCGCCACTCCCATGGGTGCCGTCCAGGCCTGCTGCATCTTCCTCGCCGCGGCGGCCTTGTGGCTCGTGGTCCGGCCCCGGACGGTGCCCTCCATCCACTGA
- a CDS encoding phage holin family protein, whose translation MSGRHSGRANQGLRITALPKSLRLAIKLVPRQLNDEIALAKIEAKRKGKQLGVAGAFFGVAAVFLALLITGLVVAAIMGLATIMPAWLAALLVSAVFLLIALIGGLIGLRKFKQAMPLIPEDTVRGLRHDLGIAKEGSDFDAAVLDPNSPQAKAAAEAKAAEKAREKADKEAKKAAEAVDVPVPTEPELRRRLKQRREHLTGVRDELGEELDVKTQAQALLGVARHRAAEGNEKFQEARGRVAERFAAVSASARSGASEASLPGQLEARWKPLLALAASTAVLLALLRKLFKS comes from the coding sequence ATGAGCGGGCGTCACAGCGGGCGGGCCAACCAAGGACTGCGTATCACTGCGCTGCCAAAATCCTTGAGGCTCGCCATCAAACTCGTGCCACGCCAGCTCAATGATGAGATCGCGCTGGCCAAGATTGAGGCAAAGCGCAAAGGCAAGCAGCTTGGCGTCGCCGGGGCCTTCTTCGGGGTGGCCGCCGTCTTCCTGGCCCTGCTCATCACCGGGCTGGTCGTTGCGGCCATCATGGGCCTGGCCACCATCATGCCGGCCTGGCTGGCGGCCCTGCTCGTCAGCGCGGTCTTCCTGCTCATTGCCCTGATTGGCGGGCTCATCGGCCTCCGGAAGTTCAAGCAGGCCATGCCGCTGATTCCCGAGGACACCGTCCGCGGCCTCAGGCACGACCTGGGCATCGCGAAGGAGGGCTCGGACTTCGACGCCGCCGTGCTTGATCCCAACTCACCCCAGGCCAAGGCCGCCGCCGAAGCAAAGGCCGCCGAGAAGGCCAGGGAGAAGGCGGACAAGGAAGCCAAGAAGGCTGCCGAGGCCGTGGACGTTCCCGTGCCCACCGAGCCTGAACTCCGCCGCCGGCTGAAGCAGCGCCGTGAACACCTCACCGGTGTGCGGGATGAGCTTGGCGAGGAACTGGACGTCAAGACCCAGGCCCAGGCTCTCCTCGGCGTCGCGAGGCACCGCGCCGCGGAGGGCAACGAGAAGTTCCAGGAGGCCCGCGGACGTGTGGCCGAACGCTTTGCCGCCGTGTCGGCGTCGGCCCGCTCCGGGGCTTCGGAAGCCTCGCTGCCCGGCCAGCTGGAGGCGCGGTGGAAGCCGCTCCTTGCCCTCGCGGCCTCCACCGCCGTCCTGCTCGCCCTGCTGCGGAAACTCTTCAAGAGCTGA
- a CDS encoding CDP-alcohol phosphatidyltransferase family protein, with protein sequence MRFIGAGSRPGQPHVDRDLIFTVPNFLTVLRFMGVPIFIWLVLAQKEYGLAVLVLAIMGSTDWVDGYIARRFNQTSKLGRVLDPIADRLALIAVAVTLVIAGVVQWWYLAALVVPDAVLLGMSLFYFRGHPDLPVSLVGKARTGLLLLGTPLLVLSKLSTPFAGACFVAAWVVLGLGLVGHWIAAYNYFWAIRRKGKMQTADDGGNN encoded by the coding sequence ATGAGATTCATCGGCGCTGGTTCCCGTCCTGGCCAGCCGCACGTCGATCGCGATCTGATCTTCACCGTCCCGAATTTCCTCACGGTGCTGCGCTTCATGGGCGTGCCGATCTTCATCTGGCTTGTGCTGGCCCAGAAAGAATACGGACTTGCCGTGCTGGTGCTGGCCATCATGGGCAGCACCGACTGGGTGGATGGTTACATCGCCCGGCGGTTCAACCAGACCTCCAAACTGGGGCGCGTCCTGGATCCCATCGCCGACCGGCTGGCCCTGATAGCCGTCGCGGTCACCCTGGTGATCGCCGGCGTCGTGCAGTGGTGGTACCTGGCGGCGCTCGTCGTTCCCGACGCCGTCCTGCTGGGCATGTCGCTGTTCTACTTCCGCGGACACCCGGACCTGCCCGTCAGCCTCGTGGGCAAGGCCCGCACCGGCCTGCTGCTGCTGGGAACTCCGCTCCTGGTGCTGTCCAAGCTGTCCACTCCGTTCGCCGGGGCTTGCTTCGTCGCGGCCTGGGTGGTCCTGGGGCTGGGGCTCGTTGGCCACTGGATTGCCGCCTACAACTATTTCTGGGCGATCCGGCGCAAAGGAAAAATGCAGACGGCCGACGACGGCGGGAACAACTGA
- a CDS encoding DMT family transporter, translating into MVWVAVLLAVMGAFCLAFGAQRQGSAVKADTGGLALSSNGFLRLLRNPRWVFGLLLLCMGMAMNAVALVTAPLTVVQPIGAIALVITTVVNTKDQGLSINRATVVAITLCVTGSALFVLLAVNVTQESHHVTPEDELTIVLLLSLAVGIFGSLAAMFKNRMSAFIYILGAGILFGFVAVLTRIIGKHLLDPNGLLLLNVPWYSVVAIAAAGGLGSWFVQSAYSTGPPDLVIAGLTVVDPIVGIAIGITILGELRPDVHAVLAIAMGTAATLAIVGVIALSRHHPEVTKRKKDVRKATGRAPH; encoded by the coding sequence ATGGTCTGGGTTGCGGTTTTGCTCGCGGTCATGGGCGCCTTTTGCCTCGCCTTTGGTGCCCAGCGCCAGGGCAGTGCCGTCAAGGCAGACACGGGCGGTCTGGCGCTGAGCTCCAACGGTTTCCTGCGCCTCCTGCGGAACCCCCGGTGGGTCTTCGGCCTCCTCCTGCTCTGCATGGGTATGGCGATGAACGCCGTAGCGCTGGTCACGGCACCCCTCACTGTGGTGCAGCCCATCGGCGCCATTGCCTTGGTGATCACCACCGTGGTCAACACCAAGGACCAGGGCTTGAGCATCAACCGCGCCACGGTGGTGGCGATCACCCTGTGCGTTACGGGATCGGCACTGTTCGTCCTGCTGGCCGTCAACGTCACGCAGGAAAGCCACCACGTCACGCCTGAAGACGAACTCACCATTGTGCTGCTGCTTTCCCTGGCGGTGGGCATCTTCGGCAGCCTCGCCGCCATGTTCAAGAACCGCATGAGCGCGTTCATTTACATCCTGGGTGCCGGCATCCTGTTCGGTTTCGTGGCCGTGCTGACGCGGATTATCGGCAAACACCTGCTGGATCCGAACGGCCTGCTCCTGCTGAACGTGCCGTGGTATTCGGTGGTGGCGATCGCAGCGGCCGGGGGACTGGGGTCCTGGTTCGTCCAAAGCGCGTACTCCACGGGTCCGCCGGATCTGGTGATTGCGGGCCTCACCGTGGTCGACCCCATTGTGGGCATCGCGATCGGCATCACGATCCTTGGCGAGCTGCGCCCCGATGTCCACGCCGTCTTGGCGATTGCCATGGGTACGGCGGCAACCCTTGCTATCGTGGGGGTAATCGCCCTTTCAAGACACCATCCCGAGGTCACCAAACGGAAGAAGGACGTTCGGAAGGCCACGGGCAGGGCGCCCCACTAG
- a CDS encoding glycosyltransferase: MTMPDAQRPLTILIAADTYPPHVNGAAQFGYRLAKGMTARGHNVHVLACRQDKGKSYTEFRAEATVHRLRSHGVFTHEYFRICFPWEIKKEISLLFDKVQPDVVHIQSHYMIGEHVLYEAVKRGVRIVATNHFMPENLNPFLPFPQWFKDIIGKISWRDMGKVMGQADVVTTPTPLAAKAMHQHAFLRKVLPLSNGIDSAAYELKPDEVIEPHEHPTVLFAGRLAEEKHVDVLIKAVADTPADLNVHLEIVGGGEVRPSLEALVERLGLQNRVKFLGLASDDELREAYIRADLFCMPGTAELQSLVTLEAMSASTPVLLADAMALPHLVRDGENGYLFTPNDSADLAEKITRIFRLPAEERKAMGKASRCMVEPHSIQGTLQTFEDLYYGASYEDKVV, from the coding sequence GTGACCATGCCCGACGCCCAGCGTCCACTGACCATCCTCATCGCGGCGGACACGTATCCGCCCCACGTTAACGGAGCCGCCCAGTTCGGCTACCGGCTGGCCAAGGGCATGACGGCACGCGGACACAACGTCCACGTGCTGGCCTGCCGGCAGGACAAGGGCAAGAGCTATACGGAGTTCCGAGCCGAAGCCACTGTCCACCGCCTCCGCTCGCACGGCGTTTTCACGCACGAGTACTTCAGGATCTGTTTCCCGTGGGAGATCAAGAAGGAAATCAGCCTGCTGTTCGACAAGGTCCAGCCGGACGTGGTGCACATCCAAAGCCACTACATGATCGGCGAGCACGTCCTGTACGAGGCCGTGAAGCGCGGCGTCCGCATCGTCGCCACCAACCACTTCATGCCGGAGAACCTTAACCCGTTCCTGCCGTTCCCGCAGTGGTTCAAGGACATCATCGGGAAGATCTCCTGGAGGGACATGGGGAAGGTCATGGGCCAGGCGGACGTCGTCACCACTCCCACCCCGCTGGCCGCCAAGGCGATGCACCAGCATGCCTTCCTGCGCAAGGTGCTGCCGCTATCCAACGGCATCGACTCGGCAGCATACGAGCTCAAGCCCGACGAGGTCATTGAGCCGCACGAACACCCGACCGTGCTGTTTGCCGGGCGGTTGGCTGAGGAGAAGCACGTTGACGTGCTGATCAAGGCGGTGGCCGACACCCCTGCCGACCTGAATGTCCATCTTGAAATCGTCGGCGGCGGCGAGGTGCGCCCGTCGCTCGAGGCCCTGGTGGAACGGCTCGGACTGCAGAACCGGGTGAAGTTTTTGGGCCTGGCCAGCGATGACGAACTCCGCGAGGCCTATATCCGGGCCGACCTGTTCTGCATGCCCGGTACTGCGGAATTGCAGTCACTGGTGACCCTGGAGGCCATGTCCGCATCGACGCCCGTCCTGCTGGCGGACGCCATGGCCCTTCCGCACTTGGTTCGCGACGGCGAAAACGGCTACCTGTTCACGCCGAATGACAGTGCGGACCTCGCGGAGAAAATCACCCGGATTTTCCGCCTGCCGGCCGAAGAGCGAAAAGCCATGGGCAAGGCCAGCCGCTGCATGGTGGAACCGCACAGCATCCAGGGGACTCTGCAGACGTTCGAGGACCTGTACTACGGGGCGAGCTACGAGGACAAGGTCGTTTAG
- a CDS encoding acyl-CoA dehydrogenase family protein, whose product MSAAATDINSLPYADGDFFAFEQLLSSKEQDRLAEVRSFLAREVKPIAVDCWNRGEFPLDLIPKLAELDLVSPVRRQGYSNLFAGIVHAEVTRADTSIATFMGVHDGLFTGSIEALASREQQEAWLPDIYSLRKIGAFGLTEPLGGSDVAGGTRTTARRDGDRWILNGAKRWIGNATFSDWVVVYARDVADNQVKAFLVDTALPGFSATKIENKISLRTVQNADITLDNVAVPDFFKLANANSFRDTNKVLKVTRLAVAWQAVGQQLAAFDVARSYAVERHQFGRPLASFQLVQSQLVQILGNAVSSMGMMVRLSQLEDAGQAKDEQSALAKAFTTARMRESVAIGRSLLGGNGIVTDFEMAKIFADAEAIYSYEGTHEVNTLVAGRAITGVSAIV is encoded by the coding sequence ATGTCCGCCGCTGCAACCGACATCAACAGCCTGCCCTACGCCGACGGCGACTTCTTCGCCTTCGAGCAGCTGCTCAGTTCCAAGGAGCAGGACAGGCTGGCCGAGGTCCGTTCCTTCCTGGCCCGGGAAGTAAAGCCGATAGCGGTGGACTGCTGGAACCGCGGCGAATTTCCCCTGGATCTGATTCCCAAGCTGGCCGAGCTGGACCTCGTCAGCCCGGTGCGCCGCCAGGGATATTCCAATCTGTTCGCCGGCATCGTGCACGCGGAAGTTACCCGCGCGGACACGTCCATCGCCACCTTCATGGGTGTGCACGACGGGCTTTTCACCGGCTCCATCGAAGCCCTGGCGTCCCGGGAGCAGCAGGAGGCCTGGCTGCCGGACATCTACTCGCTGCGCAAGATCGGGGCCTTCGGGTTGACCGAACCCCTGGGCGGTTCCGACGTCGCCGGCGGCACGCGCACCACGGCCAGGCGGGACGGCGACCGCTGGATCCTCAACGGCGCCAAGCGCTGGATCGGCAACGCAACCTTCTCCGACTGGGTAGTGGTCTACGCGCGCGATGTGGCCGACAACCAGGTCAAGGCTTTCCTCGTGGACACGGCGCTGCCGGGGTTCAGTGCAACGAAGATCGAGAACAAGATTTCGCTGCGGACGGTGCAGAATGCCGATATCACCCTCGACAATGTGGCGGTGCCGGACTTCTTCAAGCTGGCCAACGCCAACAGCTTCCGCGACACCAACAAGGTCCTGAAGGTCACACGCCTTGCCGTCGCCTGGCAGGCGGTAGGCCAGCAGTTAGCCGCCTTCGACGTGGCCCGGAGCTACGCCGTGGAGCGGCACCAGTTCGGGCGTCCGCTGGCTTCCTTCCAGCTGGTGCAGAGCCAGCTGGTCCAGATCCTGGGGAACGCGGTGAGCTCCATGGGCATGATGGTGCGGCTCTCCCAGCTCGAGGATGCCGGCCAGGCCAAGGATGAGCAGTCAGCCCTCGCCAAGGCGTTCACCACCGCGCGGATGCGGGAGAGTGTTGCCATCGGCCGCAGCCTCCTTGGCGGAAACGGCATTGTGACGGACTTCGAGATGGCAAAGATCTTCGCCGACGCAGAGGCCATCTACTCCTACGAGGGCACCCACGAAGTAAACACCCTGGTGGCCGGCCGGGCCATTACCGGCGTCTCCGCGATCGTCTAG
- a CDS encoding M23 family metallopeptidase, with product MKAHVMAAVLLLTTAAAVPSAAPALCAAGAPPGSVFSPASVTSQATTPAPAGWSWPLAPRPAVLRPFDPPDKPWLSGHRGVDLGSAADGGPVTAPESGTVSFVGVVVDRPVITIDHGNGLRSSFEPVRSTLKKGASVAKGAVVGTLLAGHCGSSPCVHWGVRRGEEYLNPLSFILDLRPSVLLPLN from the coding sequence ATGAAAGCTCACGTGATGGCGGCGGTACTCCTGCTCACGACGGCGGCCGCCGTACCTTCCGCTGCACCAGCACTGTGTGCTGCAGGAGCACCCCCCGGCTCGGTCTTTTCCCCTGCCAGCGTTACTTCTCAGGCCACTACGCCGGCGCCGGCGGGCTGGAGCTGGCCGCTTGCGCCACGGCCGGCGGTCCTGCGTCCGTTCGATCCACCGGACAAACCGTGGCTGAGCGGGCACCGGGGCGTGGACCTCGGATCAGCGGCCGACGGCGGTCCGGTCACCGCACCGGAGTCTGGAACCGTCAGCTTTGTGGGCGTGGTGGTGGACCGGCCCGTCATCACCATTGATCACGGCAATGGCCTCCGCAGCAGCTTTGAACCGGTGCGGAGCACCCTCAAGAAGGGCGCTTCCGTAGCCAAGGGTGCCGTGGTGGGCACCCTGCTGGCCGGCCACTGCGGCTCTTCGCCGTGCGTGCACTGGGGCGTCCGCCGCGGAGAGGAGTACCTCAATCCGCTGTCTTTCATCCTGGACCTGCGGCCCTCGGTGCTGCTGCCGCTGAACTGA
- the rpsB gene encoding 30S ribosomal protein S2, protein MPVVTMRQLLDSGVHFGHQTRRWNPKMKRFIFTERNGIYIIDLQQSLSYIDRAFEFVKATVAHGGTVLFVGTKKQAQEAIAEQATRVGQPYVNQRWLGGMLTNFQTVAKRIQRMKELEEIDFDDVAGSAYTKKELLLLRRELTKLESNLGGIRNLTKAPSVLWVVDTKKEHLAVDEAKKLNIPVVAILDTNCDPDEVDFPIPGNDDAIRSVNLLTRVVADAVAEGLIARNQRATGTTETPEEPLAEWERELLEGSKAEEAPAAEAAPAAEEAPADAEGTDSAK, encoded by the coding sequence ATGCCCGTCGTAACCATGCGCCAGCTGCTTGACAGCGGCGTCCACTTTGGACACCAGACCCGCCGTTGGAACCCGAAGATGAAGCGCTTCATCTTCACCGAGCGCAACGGCATCTACATCATTGACCTCCAGCAGTCGCTGTCCTACATCGACCGCGCCTTCGAGTTCGTCAAGGCCACCGTTGCCCACGGCGGCACCGTTCTCTTCGTCGGCACCAAGAAGCAGGCTCAGGAAGCCATCGCCGAGCAGGCCACCCGCGTTGGCCAGCCGTACGTCAACCAGCGTTGGCTCGGCGGCATGCTCACCAACTTCCAGACCGTTGCCAAGCGTATCCAGCGCATGAAGGAACTCGAAGAGATCGACTTCGACGACGTCGCCGGCTCCGCTTACACCAAGAAGGAACTGCTGCTCCTGCGCCGCGAGCTCACCAAGCTCGAGTCCAACCTCGGTGGTATCCGCAACCTGACCAAGGCACCGTCCGTGCTCTGGGTAGTTGACACCAAGAAGGAGCACCTGGCTGTTGACGAGGCCAAGAAGCTCAACATCCCGGTTGTGGCTATCCTGGACACCAACTGCGATCCGGACGAGGTCGACTTCCCGATCCCGGGCAACGACGACGCCATCCGCTCCGTGAACCTCCTGACCCGCGTTGTTGCTGACGCCGTTGCCGAGGGTTTGATCGCCCGCAACCAGCGCGCAACCGGCACCACCGAGACTCCGGAAGAGCCGCTGGCTGAATGGGAGCGCGAGCTCCTCGAAGGCAGCAAGGCCGAGGAAGCTCCGGCTGCCGAGGCTGCTCCCGCCGCTGAGGAAGCCCCGGCGGACGCCGAGGGCACCGACTCCGCGAAGTAA
- the tsf gene encoding translation elongation factor Ts produces the protein MANYTAADIKALRERTGAGMMDVKKALDEANGDAEKAIEIIRIKGLKGATKREGRSTAEGLVAAKVEGGVGVMIEVNCETDFVAKADKFIQLADKVLAIAVESGAADLETLLATDVDGKPLSEVVVEEGAILGEKVVVRRIARIEGATVDAYLHKTSKDLPAQVGVLFAVDGEGEAAATAAHDVAVHIAAMAPNYLSREDVPADLVESERRIAEETAKAEGKPEAAMTKIVEGRVTGFYKGEVLVDQAFAKDAKKSVAQVLEEAGVKGTAFTRFRVGS, from the coding sequence ATGGCGAACTACACTGCCGCTGACATCAAGGCTCTGCGCGAGCGCACCGGCGCCGGCATGATGGATGTCAAGAAGGCTCTCGACGAAGCCAACGGCGACGCCGAGAAGGCGATCGAGATCATCCGCATCAAGGGCCTGAAGGGCGCCACCAAGCGCGAAGGCCGCTCCACCGCTGAAGGCCTGGTTGCTGCCAAGGTCGAGGGCGGCGTCGGCGTAATGATCGAGGTCAACTGCGAGACCGACTTCGTCGCCAAGGCTGACAAGTTCATCCAGCTGGCTGACAAGGTCCTGGCCATCGCCGTCGAGTCTGGCGCTGCCGACCTCGAGACCCTGCTCGCCACCGATGTTGACGGCAAGCCGCTGTCCGAGGTTGTCGTCGAAGAGGGCGCTATCCTCGGCGAAAAGGTTGTTGTCCGCCGCATCGCCCGCATCGAGGGTGCCACGGTTGACGCCTACCTGCACAAGACCTCCAAGGACCTCCCGGCCCAGGTCGGCGTCCTGTTCGCTGTTGACGGCGAAGGCGAAGCAGCTGCAACCGCAGCCCACGACGTCGCCGTGCACATTGCGGCAATGGCCCCGAACTACCTCTCCCGCGAGGACGTTCCGGCGGACCTGGTCGAATCCGAGCGCCGCATCGCCGAGGAAACCGCAAAGGCCGAGGGCAAGCCCGAAGCTGCGATGACCAAGATCGTCGAAGGCCGCGTTACCGGCTTCTACAAGGGTGAGGTCCTGGTTGACCAGGCTTTCGCCAAGGACGCCAAGAAGTCTGTGGCGCAGGTCCTCGAAGAGGCCGGCGTCAAGGGAACCGCCTTCACGCGTTTCCGCGTCGGCTCCTAG